The Polyodon spathula isolate WHYD16114869_AA chromosome 13, ASM1765450v1, whole genome shotgun sequence genome includes a region encoding these proteins:
- the LOC121326263 gene encoding ligand-dependent corepressor-like: MQRMIRQFAAEYTSKTSSSQDPIQPNGTKDQSLPKAPSLASAAASAQNPVLSKLLMADQDSPLDLTVKKSESESSGQDGVLDLSTKKSPSPGSSSLNNSPSCSTAPLEKGRPERADRNREDGHSRDTDGLPQRSLQDETRESYGHSCPLKPPMARSLQIKEELQNRKQQLQQPPVSLGGLESMGLLKHGQHSTLSRQGSWSKPRFDNHLKFRGNSALNDLKALPFLLENSVAYHKGSTQTKLQEGKRDPGNSAPVDLKIPQVRGMDLSWDSHASDLYGYGSLVVSPHSESALSKKLRAILPKQNRRTGCGIERGSDFWGSDAEQSTSGQQYPTSDTEGDPNSKQPRKKRGRYRQYNSEILEEAISVVMNGKMSVSKAQNIYGIPHSTLEYKVKERLGTLKNPPKKKMKLSSMEGQESDPSLRGEGSQGARDSKDE; the protein is encoded by the exons ATGCAGCGAATGATCCGACAGTTCGCTGCGGAATATACCTCAAAAACCAGCTCTTCTCAGGACCCCATCCAGCCCAACGGCACCAAGGACCAAAGCCTGCCGAAAGCACCGTCGCTCGCGTCTGCTGCTGCCTCTGCACAGAACCCCGTTCTCAGCAAGCTTCTCATGGCTGACCAAGACTCTCCGCTGGATCTCACTGTTAAGAAATCTGAATCTGAGTCCAGTGGCCAAG ACGGAGTACTTGATTTGTCCACCAAAAAAAGTCCCAGCCCAGGCAGCTCATCCCTCAACAATTCTCCTAGCTGCTCCACAGCCCCCCTGGAGAAAGG GCGACCAGAGAGAGCTGACCGCAACCGTGAAGACGGACATTCCAGAGATACGGATGGGCTGCCTCAGAGAAGCTTGCAGGACGAGACCAGGGAGAGTTACGGCCACTCCTGCCCTCTTAAGCCTCCAATGGCTCGCTCGCTCCAGATTAAAGAGGAGCTGCAGAACAGAAAGCAGCAGCTGCAACAGCCACCTGTCTCTCTAGGTGGCCTGGAATCGATGGGGCTGCTAAAGCATGGACAGCACTCCACTCTCTCCAGGCAAGGCTCCTGGAGTAAGCCACGTTTTGACAACCACCTGAAGTTCAGGGGGAACAGTGCACTTAATGACCTGAAGGCCCTCCCCTTTCTCTTGGAGAATTCTGTTGCATACCACAAGGGTTCAACACAAACAAAATTGCAGGAGGGAAAAAGGGACCCTGGAAACTCTGCTCCAGTTGATCTCAAGATCCCCCAGGTTCGAGGCATGGACCTGTCCTGGGACTCTCACGCCTCAGACCTGTACGGCTATGGGTCGCTGGTGGTGAGTCCTCATTCTGAAAGCGCACTCAGCAAGAAGCTACGGGCCATTCTCCCCAAACAGAACCGGAGAACAGGCTGCGGTATTGAGAGGGGTTCTGACTTCTGGGGTTCAGATGCAGAACAGTCAACTTCTGGACAACAGTACCCAACTTCTGATACTGAGGGAGACCCCAATTCAAAGCAGCCAAGGAAGAAACGGGGGCGCTACCGGCAGTATAATAGCGAGATCCTGGAGGAGGCCATCTCGGTAGTGATGAACGGAAAGATGAGTGTGTCAAAGGCACAAAACATATACGGGATCCCCCACAGTACACTGGAGTACAAAGTGAAAGAGAGGCTGGGAACACTGAAAAACCCtccaaagaaaaaaatgaaactctCCAGTATGGAGGGGCAGGAGTCGGATCCTTCGCTCCGGGGTGAAGGGTCGCAGGGGGCTAGGGATTCAAAAGACGAGTAA
- the LOC121326260 gene encoding uncharacterized protein LOC121326260: MAKLCPHHQKQIVDALGFLQNEVKPVAFFTPSQSPQKVSPDAMAETDCSPVCQLQITVAPGTEQGTSSLNPPFNDSQKSTEIPTTTGSINDSIEVTSAQNNTIEQASLTTASKGNAVPASSCLYRSIPLDHLPLVSGDLKELKCSETGRENIGHSDKVKSNPSCGTVCVNKVDVANRVIGSCPTAGTLDDLQSSSDTALYSNLYGASQSIGVALAPGSLHPSLGRTGQLFDHLYHAEKNGSLGDTKDVWLGLSPRRATKTTVSFRCSSSPASPKTARKSIGGPYLRPRSSALCQIVNDLDNQCDIVYISKPITECNLVPQKPIFSQRTARKSTRGHMCSEEYWELKTVRTLAGKSAANGKSNCPSLMPESVTLITPKQMLAKPDSVPPTDVPFAGSCGETLAQNAPSKETLVKEMGGDVYAVGHDAAQIVETSKTDQPQLKDGTSQTLKALLSLVKQQSKETEHQQTKMPLTNEICAETVTQTDQSEEDPSSDRQKDEKELESGQPEEIPVSAAVIEGSELGSEMLLENTVKTCASELQPTSRSTSPMMTPDDNLQVEDTRNDIGTIVETMELQESEQQCTLMQYNNAVSNKGSPKDKIVLQQSSESCLSACGSQDKEMEEESRGTVMEMDVKHEAVEVDDGRSTPESTCMKKRHRKVFATSDRLLRSRQQTGISDEAPSNMGETTSETTPSPLHVPELQVTLFKSPGAKRFRKSVELKQTDVVSFPADCFHKTILEGIGDPDNSLEDCSESSSDEEIEEKNVLRTRQNYKSVLAKELESDEDREGGSISTFEKDLTSKREGLWVTVKANSERRRVLLSEEEGVSPLLNSELVGGKPGDSMGNILERSSKMHPDKGSNCLLNGRGIVKPMTSKELMRHKKRVLKSYNLQCPEVSMVGGRKGISKQCQARADVCLQPDPFGLTNVDLSVKDPPKFLEALTEEENQDLITNLNAKYEKVHKGWVQLEKEGQPAPKPKNKADRLKEIWKSKRRVRRSKALDQQRFSPVQMLFMKTFNLSNICQWFLETTETKSLVIVKKINTRLPSETQLCFHNSSSSVVGSSRDVYPSIQAERLKKHLKKFAMASPAKNNLKNQKLWARACEHTGADGSSKERLRKEISTATRISTKPSSNHIAPKVQVVKNQKTPQGVKSPASARILRKYSNIRGKLQVQQYRLKTNETSGMDHKSMHMSPMLASGPKSGGSQRVRPLEPKVEKKIGNRMTKVDAPPVTRKGAAEEWGTKSKSRQSALCNKNRHKKQPLKNTPVAARKPQRISVAANISETKQKVKRLNTKQPKTYKEADRMQATPQLRGMRFNPNEPSDSKDQSKSSKTRAMTSTFPPLSKVAVVSSQDQVLTRSQRKLEVSGSLGLQTRKRMKDIQPALSKRTRRSSVN, from the coding sequence ATGGCCAAACTGTGCCCCCATCACCAGAAGCAGATTGTTGATGCCTTGGGGTTCCTGCAGAATGAAGTAAAGCCTGTAGCATTCTTCACTCCTTCTCAAAGTCCACAGAAAGTGAGCCCTGATGCCATGGCAGAGACAGACTGTAGCCCTGTCTGCCAGTTGCAAATAACTGTGGCCCCTGGCACTGAGCAAGGGACCAGCTCTCTGAATCCCCCTTTTAATGATTCTCAGAAATCCACTGAAATTCCAACCACCACGGGAAGCATTAATGACTCCATAGAAGTTACGAGTGCACAAAACAACACAATCGAACAAGCCTCTCTGACTACAGCTTCAAAAGGAAACGCAGTTCCTGCTTCATCTTGCCTGTATCGTTCCATCCCCCTAGACCACCTCCCTCTGGTTTCTGGAGATCTTAAAGAATTGAAATGCAGCGAAACTGGAAGAGAGAACATTGGGCACTCTGACAAGGTGAAAAGCAACCCAAGTTGTGGCACCGTTTGTGTCAATAAAGTAGATGTAGCAAATAGGGTTATAGGCTCTTGTCCCACTGCTGGCACTTTAGACGATCTGCAGAGCAGCTCAGACACTGCTTTGTATTCAAACTTATATGGAGCTTCCCAAAGTATTGGAGTGGCATTGGCACCAGGAAGCCTCCATCCTTCACTAGGAAGGACTGGTCAGCTTTTTGATCACCTTTATCATGCAGAAAAAAATGGTTCATTAGGTGATACCAAAGATGTGTGGCTTGGCCTGAGCCCTAGAAGGGCAACAAAGACTACCGTTTCTTTCAGATGCTCAAGCTCCCCTGCTTCACCTAAGACAGCCCGAAAGAGTATCGGGGGGCCCTACCTGAGGCCCCGTAGTTCTGCTCTCTGCCAGATCGTGAATGACCTTGATAATCAGTGTGACATTGTTTACATCAGCAAGCCCATTACGGAATGCAATCTGGTGCCACAGAAACCTATCTTCTCCCAGCGGACTGCTAGAAAGAGCACCAGAGGCCACATGTGCAGCGAAGAGTACTGGGAGTTGAAAACTGTCCGCACACTGGCTGGGAAATCTGCTGCCAATGGCAAGAGTAACTGCCCCTCTTTGATGCCAGAATCTGTTACTTTGATAACACCCAAACAGATGCTAGCTAAGCCAGACAGTGTCCCACCAACAGATGTACCCTTTGCTGGCAGCTGTGGCGAGACCCTTGCCCAGAATGCACCCTCAAAAGAAACACTGGTCAAGGAGATGGGTGGAGATGTCTATGCTGTGGGCCATGATGCTGCGCAAATTGTTGAAACTAGTAAGACCGACCAACCCCAGCTCAAAGATGGCACCTCCCAAACTTTAAAAGCTCTACTTTCATTAGTGAAGCAACAAAGCAAGGAAACGGAGCACCAGCAGACAAAAATGCCTTTAACTAACGAAATATGTGCTGAAACCGTGACCCAGACGGATCAGTCTGAAGAAGACCCTTCCAGCGATAGACAAAAGGATGAGAAAGAATTGGAGTCAGGGCAACCGGAAGAAATCCCAGTATCAGCAGCAGTGATAGAAGGAAGTGAGCTGGGATCAGAGATGCTCTTGGAAAATACTGTCAAAACCTGTGCCAGTGAGCTGCAACCCACATCAAGATCCACATCTCCCATGATGACTCCTGATGATAATCTACAAGTAGAGGACACAAGAAATGATATAGGAACCATAGTTGAGACCATGGAGCTGCAGGAATCAGAACAGCAGTGTACATTAATGCAGTACAATAATGCAGTAAGTAACAAGGGGAGTCCGAAAGATAAAATTGTTCTGCAGCAGAGCAGTGAAAGTTGTCTCTCCGCTTGTGGTTCACAGGATAAAGAAATGGAAGAAGAATCAAGAGGCACTGTAATGGAAATGGACGTGAAGCATGAAGCAGTGGAGGTAGATGATGGAAGGAGCACTCCTGAAAGTACATGCATGAAAAAGCGGCACCGGAAAGTGTTTGCCACTTCAGACAGGCTCCTGCGGAGTCGGCAACAGACAGGGATTTCTGATGAGGCCCCATCCAATATGGGAGAAACCACATCAGAGACCACACCCAGCCCTCTGCACGTTCCTGAGCTGCAAGTCACCCTGTTTAAAAGTCCTGGAGCCAAACGTTTCCGCAAATCGGTGGAGTTAAAACAGACAGATGTAGTGAGCTTCCCAGCAGACTGCTTCCACAAGACCATACTTGAGGGCATTGGTGATCCAGACAACAGCCTTGAGGACTGCTCTGAAAGCAGCTCTGACGAGGAGATAGAAGAGAAGAATGTTTTGCGGACTAGACAAAATTACAAATCTGTGTTGGCCAAGGAACTTGAAAGCGACGAAGACAGAGAAGGTGGAAGCATCTCTACCTTCGAAAAGGACCTTACCAGCAAAAGGGAAGGGCTGTGGGTAACTGTGAAGGCCAATTCAGAGAGGAGGAGAGTGCTCCTGTCAGAGGAAGAGGGGGTATCACCTCTGTTGAACAGTGAACTAGTGGGAGGCAAACCTGGTGACTCCATGGGCAATATTCTGGAGAGATCTAGCAAAATGCATCCTGATAAAGGCAGCAACTGCTTGCTGAATGGGAGGGGAATAGTTAAACCCATGACCTCCAAGGAATTAATGAGGCACAAGAAGCGAGTCCTTAAGTCTTACAACTTGCAGTGTCCTGAGGTATCCATGGTAGGTGGAAGAAAGGGAATAAGCAAGCAGTGTCAAGCTAGGGCTGATGTCTGTCTGCAGCCTGATCCATTTGGCTTGACGAATGTTGACCTCTCTGTGAAAGACCCACCCAAGTTCTTGGAGGCTTTGACAGAAGAGGAGAACCAAGACCTCATCACCAACCTCAATGCCAAGTATGAGAAGGTGCACAAAGGCTGGGTGCAGCTGGAGAAGGAAGGCCAGCCTGCAcccaaaccaaaaaacaaagcgGACAGGCTCAAGGAGATATGGAAGAGCAAACGCAGGGTCAGAAGGTCCAAAGCTCTAGATCAACAGAGGTTTTCCCCAGTGCAGATGCTATTCATGAAGACCTTCAACCTTTCCAACATTTGTCAGTGGTTCCTGGAGACAACTGAAACCAAATCTCTTGTTATAGTTAAAAAGATCAACACTCGCCTGCCATCTGAAACTCAGCTTTGTTTTCATAACTCCTCTTCCAGTGTTGTAGGGTCATCACGTGATGTCTACCCCAGCATACAAGCCGAGCGCTTGAAGAAACATCTAAAAAAGTTTGCAATGGCCTCCCCAGCCAAGAACAATTTAAAGAACCAAAAGCTGTGGGCCAGAGCCTGTGAGCATACAGGTGCTGATGGCAGTAGCAAAGAGAGGCTAAGAAAAGAAATATCCACTGCCACTCGTATTTCCACTAAACCAAGCAGTAACCATATAGCTCCCAAGGTGCAAGTAGTTAAGAATCAGAAGACCCCTCAGGGGGTTAAGAGCCCAGCAAGCGCCAGGATCCTTAGGAAGTACTCCAACATCCGAGGGAAGCTGCAGGTGCAGCAATACAGGCTAAAGACAAATGAGACCTCTGGAATGGACCACAAGAGCATGCATATGTCTCCGATGTTGGCCTCTGGTCCCAAATCAGGGGGTTCACAGAGGGTGAGACCTCTAGAGCCTAAGGTGGAAAAGAAAATTGGAAACAGAATGACCAAGGTTGATGCTCCTCCTGTGACCAGAAAGGGAGCTGCAGAGGAGTGGGGAACCAAGAGCAAAAGCAGACAATCTGCTCTGTGTAACAAAAACAGGCACAAGAAGCAGCCGCTGAAGAACACACCAGTGGCAGCTCGAAAACCTCAAAGAATTTCTGTGGCTGCCaacatttcagaaacaaaacagaaagtcaaaAGGCTTAACACAAAACAACCCAAAACTTACAAAGAAGCAGATAGGATGCAAGCAACTCCACAGCTGAGAGGTATGCGATTTAACCCCAATGAGCCCAGTGACTCAAAAGACCAGAGCAAGTCTTCCAAGACGAGAGCTATGACCAGCACTTTTCCCCCACTTAGCAAGGTGGCTGTGGTGTCATCCCAGGATCAGGTGCTGACTCGCTCTCAGCGAAAGCTTGAAGTTTCTGGCAGTTTGGGGCTACAGACAAGAAAGAGGATGAAAGACATACAACCCGCACTGTCCAAACGTACCAGAAGGTCCAGCGTcaactga